tacTACGACATTTGGAATAAAATGTATAAATGCATGTCCTACATTTATTCATGAGaaaattttagtaatatataattataactaCATTGgaaaaatacatttcaaaagcTACACTACAAATCTTTTAACTCATTACAAATCTTTAACTCAAAATACAATCAAGTATACAAcaatatgcatatttatttttCGGAGAATGGTCAAAATTTCCCTCAactattttaattgataaaaaattatcttttgtttACCTTTTGGTCCACAAATATCTCCGACGTCAACTTTTGACTCAAAAGTATCTTTTTTCTAAAGGTTCACACTTATAAGGTGGATGAGAgaataatattatatcaaatcCCACAGTTTAATGGTATTTAGGCCTTTATACGTTGAAATAATTTGTAATAACTTAACATATGAGCTATATGATTGACCTAATTCTGAATTACATAGTAAAATCACCCCCACCACCTAATTCTGAATTACATAGTAAAatcacccccacccccaccccgaCCCTCTTCATTTCCCCTCTCTTCAACTTTAGAAATAATTAGTTTAATACTCCCTCagtccatttttatttgtcatgttgcgttttttaaaagtcaatttgactaatttttaaatttaaattagattacattaatttgacattttgaagagagaaaaaaatagtttttcaaaaattatatgaaaagtactattaattgcaattttttgtatatcaatatgatgaaaaaatacatcttaaaatgttagtcaaaattcttatagtttgactctaaaaatagaaactgTGACTTTTAAAAGTGAATAGAAGAAAGAAGATATTTAATGACACCTTAAAATTTAGTGTGCacccaaaattcaaaaaagaaactaataaaaataagagtaaCTTTCACaaatagcaaataaaaattcatatttgtttgctatagcaaagtttgcaaaATTGCGCTCTATAGCatacatagaaactgtataattcgctatacatatacagctgaagaaaaattgtataaaacgaagtgtataaaacaagaaagagaaagacacttcgGCAGAGAACTGTtataaaaatgaagtgtataaaacgaattgtattattataagtgtatagaacgattatatacaatttaaatttgtataaaatgagaaagagagaaagacaaaagagacttgacaaggaatatacaattgaatcgaattgaataaaatgagaaagaggaaaattagatacaatttgaaaattgtataaaacgagaaagggagaaagacaaaagaaactgggcagggaaatatttttattgtataattataagtgtataggacgaaaatatatgtacttgcatgtgtatatacaattttctcacgctttatacaaacagatacgcaatttatacatttcgcttctgtttgtataagtaaGAAAGGCGaaggtggcgagcgagatctggaagaggggagagaggggaacaaaaatatatgtatttatacaattttctctgctttatacaattagaaacaatttttatatacttgtgtttgtataaaaagtgaggaagtgAGCGAGATATTGGAagagagtggtgagcgagatatttgggagagaggcgcctgacaattttttgcaaacgtttgctatggaacacatttaaatcaaacactagctactccatttattttaggttattagtttgtttattatatacaattttccctaaaattaatcatttttctcCTATCCCCACCCTACCTACCAATCAactgataataatataaattaaaagaatatgagCATGTAAGTTTGTTTCAAGTATGAGCCTCTGATAtcctaataaaaaataagagattaaaaatgaataaaaagagaaaatgaatCCGACAAATAATTTAGATCGATtgtacttttaaataatttctcacaaaatatatatatatatgtatatataaattgaacatTTCATACATGAAATTGTGAACAAATCAGTTTTACAAATAGGCTTAAGTTTGAGGAGGacgaataatatattaatattacaaatacaaaaaactattagtttttcatgtaatatgtgagtcatttgtttacaagtaggggtatatatgagtcactttcataacaaagggtatatcagctctaaatgacaaagttgaggggtatatcagacccttttatcttttaaattttaactcaaaGATAAGagacatttttaaatttgatatgacGCGAATAAGTCTTTAGAAAATCCTCCTTTCCATGAGATAAGATAAGAATCCAATAGTCGTTTGTGATTTgacaaaagggagaaaagaggTTTTTGTACAAAATGGTCAAAACTCAAAACTCCATCCTAGAAAGATATGAAATAGGGAAGAATCAAAGGCTTGGTCCAAAAGCATTGGGAAAAAAGTATATAAAGAATAAGCAAATCACAAGAAAAGCAATAGTAACACTTTCCTAGAAAATTGAGTAAATTACAAATCTATCATTTAATTAACTTTAGCGCCGATATCTTAGCGCCATCCAATGCCAATTACCGCCTATTGCGCCATTCTTTCCTATGCTAATTactatttccttttttctttattttattttatgtgaccTAATATAATTCAacttaaagtttaaaaaaaattataattcaaaatgaataacaaaaatttatgcgaccgtaaattattttattaaggataaaatatatattttatagataaatttttatttaatgtagAAATTATCATTCCTTTTAGAACTAATTAGAAATGAAAATAAGTACATAAGTACATAAATTGGGATAGAAagaatcatttatttttttacaaaaaaaaacttctatGTTAAATAGTTTGGTGGttcctcattttcatttttactatttatatgttcaaaaataattttttatttgttctttttaatattttatgacaatacaaaaaatatatataggcttttactttttaacattaattacttattttttaaattattttccaatATTGAATATCAAACATCAACTAATAAAGATCGTGCGATAAAACGTCAtatcaatcattatttttttaatggtatattaaatttaaatatcacAAATAAATGAACGAAATGAGTACTTGACTTGTATTTACATAACACatcttttaacaaaaaaaagaaattaagtgtttattttactaaattaaccttattaataatgttttaaaacttcaaatttaacttctattattttatgaagGGAAAAAGCTCAGATATGCCACTGAACTTTCAGAAAATGcttatttatgtcattatcGTTAAAGAAAATGTTCATTCATGTCATTATTCTTTAACGtgattttgcaaaattatttttgtcacGTGGCCAATTGTAATTCGGCCAcgtcattaatttatttaataaaaaaataaaaaaaatgatttttttcagaattataattttctttattaaaaaaattgatgatgtgaccgaattataattggtcatgtgtcaaaaataattttgcaaaattactgttaaaatataatgacatgaatgagtcttttttcTTTAGCGGTAATGGCATAAATGAGTCAAATATTTAACTGATGACATAAATGAGTCTTTCTAAAAGTTCGATAGCATATTTGAACCTTTTTCGAAAGTACTAATGACAGTacatgaaaaacaaaaagagaaataaaagtaattgataaataaaatgaaatagagggataaaataaaatagaagagaTGGAGTAGTAGTTTTGATTAGGGGTGggcattcggtatttcggttcggttcggttttttttCTTCGGTTTTTTCGGTTTTCggttttttaaaattacgtaccgaataccgaaccgaaatatttcggttcggttcggtttttgttaattcggttcggttttttatTTCGGTTCGGCTGCTCCTGCTGGCTGCTGCTGGCTGCTGCTCGACGGCTGCTACTGCTGCAGCTGGCTGCTGCTCGACGAGGACGGCGGCTGAAGAGTGAAGAAAAGAGGATGAAGttgaagagagagaaagaggatGAAGTTGAAGAGAGAGGATGAAGTTGAAGAGAGAGGAAGAGGATGAAGTTGAAGAGAGAGGATGAAGTTGAAGAGTGAAGAGGATTAGGGTATTAGGGATTtagagttttttatttttttaaaaaaattatttaatattaataattattaaatataatataatttataaattaaaataataatatttcggttcggttcggtgTTTCGGTTTTCCGGTGTTTATGCCCACCCCTAGTTTTGATACCTCTTTTAACTGAATtagcaataaaaaaaaaagattatgagCCTTAAATTAAGCTTCCTTTATCATGGCATATATGGAGGCTTTTGAGATTCTTTTGTCGGGTTTAATCTCAACACAAGCAACATCTTTTTGTACTATTTCATTATTGTTGCATTTATTTTTTGCTCCCACCCAACCCTCAAGCCCAGGTTAACATACTTGCTTTGCCATTTAAgggcatttttatttttattttgtcgATGTTATATAAATTGGGATAGAGGAAGTAAAATGTATCatttaaaaatgacttaaagTATAGAGTATACTATGaatttcaataattaataacttgaaatattaaaaagaaattgattgaCTCTTAAAAATCTACATGTGTCACATAAGTTGAGATAAAAGGGAATAATATAGCACAATTTGGTTTTTACGTCGACTATTGTTTGTTAGGTATGCAAAAAATAGTTGTTCAAAATTAATTGTCAATCTAAAttatcaagaaataattagtcaattttttccaattttaccTTAGTAAGAGTACATAAGTACTGGTTTCAAAAACTAGTCATTTTAAAGTTACAAGactattaatatgaaaaaaaaatatttttacaatttttaaaaagaacaaatCATTTTAATAATGACTGATAGTAAGATTACATTAATCAAAATGtatcatatattaaatttttcttaacaATTATGCATGATCTTATTATAATAAACAATGGACGGTGAAAGTACTAAAAACTAATTTGACACAATTTGGGCAAGAAGTCAATTATGACCTCATTGTTAATTGACTCCAATACTGCCTAATTTCCCACTAATTAGGAACATCCCtccagaaataaaatcatcATTACACTTAAGCATGGTtatatttttcagttttccAATACGTCAATCTCTTCACCAATTTACATAAGCATGTTCGTATCTTTCATTACTTATCAGTACTAAAATAAGATGAGCTCCAAATATTAATCCGTTAAAgttttattaaaacaaaatgaCTCCTAactctaaaaaattataaataaaaaaaccaagTGTAACTTTTACTTCTTAATGAGAAATTGCAGTATTCTTTTAAGCTCGTGTACTTCAAATTCCAATTCCAATTCCGATTCCAAATTCACTCACTTAtgttttttcaacaaaatataatcataaatccTACTTCTAGTAAGTTTTAAATCATAAGCcttctgtctcaatttatggaacttatttttatttttagtcaattctAAAAAAACTGACATATTTCTATATGAAGTAACAATTTACctataaaatatctattttatccTTAATGAAATTATCTATTGCCACACAAATTTTCTATCACTCATTTAGATTACAAGttctaaaagtatttttttaaaaaaattccgtGTTAAATCAAAGTAGCTCACCTAAAATAGGACCATAAAATAGGATGAAGGGAGTAACAATTTTGTTATATACTTCATCCGTCCCATTTTGTATATCATCCATGTCTATAAATAGTTGGACCACAACAGTTgtcatttaataaaatttatgtataaattacTCTCTACGTCCACTATTGTTTGTCAggtatactaaaaatagttgtCCAAAATTAATTGTCAATTTTAACAATCAAGAAacaattagttatttttttccaacTCTGCCCTTAATAATTTACATAAcgatttaaaaaagaaatcattttaAAGTTACAAAACTACTTTAATgtgaaaaaaagttatttttaccgTTTTCAAAAAGTACAATCATTTTAATAATGATTGATAGTAGGattatattagtcaaattacaccttatattaaatttttcttaaagatTGTGCATGATCTTATTTGACAAACAATAGTGGACGGAGGAGGGAGTACCATATTTTgcttattatttatattcttgatagaataattaattaatgttgaaaatatattcataaagcTGAcgtaaaaaaacattaaataaatgtagaaggttaaaattatatcatttctTAATGTAAGTAGAAAGTAAAAAGATGACATATAAATacaacggaagttaaaaaaaaaaaaaaaggagtgcTAAACCTAACTAAAAGATGTTTGAACCtattatgaatttttcaaaGCTTCCTTGTGACATGGATTACCTTTTCCACGTCTTTCTATACACTCCATGTTTACTGAAACCcaatttttgaataaagaaaaagacaCTTGATTGGTAAAAAGCCATAATTTGCGTTGTTGTGATTGGGGTATTCaccctatatatatattcctttaCTAACCAACTCCAAGCAAGCCAAGCCAAGCCAATTAGTATAGTAGAATGAAAGTTTGTGTTTGCCtcattctcttcttctctttggGTACTGCCCAATTTGACTATAGAGATGCTCTTGAAAAGTCCATTTTGTTCTTTGAAGGACAAAGATCAGGCAAACTCCCCCCCAACCAACGACTCTCTTGGAGGGGTAACTCTGGACTTCAAGATGGTTCACTTGCtaaagtaacttttttttttttcattattattctCTCCGTCCTTAATcgtttatctatttttttaataggatAAATTCACTATGTCAATCATTATTATTCAATTAAGAGAGAGAAAGCAGGTTCCAAAGATAATATTTATAGTGTGAATGTATGATTTTGTGCAGGTGGATTTAAGTGGAGGGTATTATGATGCTGGTGATAATGTCAAGTTCAATTTCCCAATGGCATATACGACGACAATGCTGTCGTGGAACACACTTGAGTATGGGAAGAGAATGGGTGCACAATTACAGCATGCACGGGCTGCTATCCGTTGGGCCACTGATTACTTTCTAAAATGTGCAAATGCTGCTCCAAACAAGCTATTCGTTGGTGTTGGTGACCCAAATGCTGATCACAAGTGTTGGGAAAGGCCTGAAGATATGGACACTATACGTAGCGTCTATTATGTGTCTCCCAGTAATCCTGGTTCTGATGTTGCTGGAGAAATGGCTGCTGCTTTAGCTGCTGCCTCATTAGTTTTCCGATCTGTTGATCCAGTTTACTCGAAAAAACTATTGGGAAATGCAGTCAAAGTGTTTAGGTTTGCAGTTCAATACAGGGGGTCTTATAGTGATTCATTAGGCTCTGCAGCTTGCCCATTTTATTGCTCATACTCTGGTTATAAGGATGAGCTATATTGGGGAGCAGCATGGCTATTGAGAGCAACAAATGACATTTCTTACTTAAACTTGATTAATACATTGGGAGCTAATGATGTACCAGATTTATTCAGCTGGGACAACAAGTATGCTGGTGCTCATGTTCTTATGTCAAGGGTATGTATATACATTTATTCGTTTTAGAGAGAAAGGACAAATATACCCTAATCATCGTAAATGGTATGTAGATACCTTCAGTCATACTTTTGGAACATTTGTGATTCtgccgtccaaaaactagatCATATATGTCTTTTACTCTAACAgaagactaaatagggacacgTGACAAAATCTTATCCATCGATCCGATATTAATAAATGTCGGGTCGATGGATAAGATTTTGACACGTGTATGTCGTTtagtataaagggtatatatgttCTAATTTTTGGACGGCAAGCACTAATATCCCAAATGTATGATGAAGGGTATCTGCATATAATAGTTCAAcggtatatttattattttttcctaaattttATTAGACTACTAGTCTTTAATTGTCTCTAATAATAAGATATATAATGCAGAGAAGCGTGGTAGGAAATGACAATAGATTTGATTCATTCAAACAAAGAGCGGAAGATTTTGTATGTAAAGTACTACCCAACTCACCTTATACAAGCACCCAATATACAAAAGGTGAGGCTGGAACTGGACTACTTGTTGTTAGGTTTTAATTAATTGCGACTAATATGTATTATTACATACGTACAGGGGGCTTACTTTACAAGCTACCTGAAGAAAACCTTCAGTATGTGACATCCATTACTTCTCTGCTCACCACTTATGCCAAATACATGGCAACTAAAAAGCATACTTTCAACTGTGGAAGCCTTGTCGTTACAGAAAAGACAATTAGAAACTTTGCAAAAAGACAGGTAAAAATCAAATCCTTTTTATAAAAAGATTAAATGTGATCGATCATTCATTTGATTTTCTTACTGTTTGATTTTAGGTGGACtatattttgggaaataatCCAATGAAAATGTCATACATGGCTGGGTATGGGAGTAACTACCCGCGAAGAATTCACCATAGAGGATCATCTTTACCTTCTTTGGCAATGCATCCACAATCATTTGGTTGTGAAGCTGGATTTCAACCATTTTACTACACAgcaaatcctaaccctaacataTTAGTTGGAGCTATTATCGGAGGTCCAAATCAAAATGATTTCTTCCCAGATGAACGTACTGATTATAGTCATTCGGAGCCAGCTACTTACATTAATGCTGCTATTGTTGGACCTTTAGCATATTTTGATAGTTCCAAACATTAACAGTTTATCTAATTGTAATTGTAAATATATCCCTTCATCACCAAAACTTGGTATAGGGATATATACTTacttcttaatatatatatatatatatatatatgttcaacGAATGTTTCTTCCCCATCTCAAACTTAATTATGCCAAAACAAAATCAAGAGACTTTgagcaaaaatatttttttagttgttatCCAGCTAAAAGGGCAAAGCTGATGCATGATAGTAATTACTTGATGATAACAAGATTTTCTTAGTTAGGCTTGTTGTCTGATacattttttatgttctttcttCTCTGAATTTGagacaagaaaaaagaaaatacgtACATCTGATGGAGTCACTGAGTCATAGTTGAACGCTAAAATGTTTAGTCTCATGACTGGGGCTAAGGGAGAATGCTGCATCGACAACTTTACCGTCATAACTAGCAGTAAGTTTGTATTCACCAAGGAAACCATAGAAGCTGTAAGAGCCATGTTCATCTGTTTGGCCCTTGAGAACTCCAGTGTCCCATTCCTTGAGCAGCTTGTCCACTACATTACCGGTTGGTAGGTTATTTAAGTCTGGATCTGTAAGGCACATTCTGTAACATTTGTTTCGCCTAATGGCACTCCACAACATTATCCCATCCACTGCTGGATGTGAGAAGCCCTCCCGTAATACCTGTTCCAAGTAAATGGCCTGTGTTTCCTTGCTAAATGTATCACTGATATCGACTTCTGTGAGCCAAATGGGAAGCCCCAATGTTGCTAATTTGTCAAGAGTAGCTCTTATACGAGGGGGATTAGGAGCTCCAAAATGACCCTCAAGGCCAATTCCATTCATTGACATGCGATCTTCTTTAAGCTCCCTAATCTTTGCGATATATTTATCAACCGTGGATGAAGAATCACAAGTTTCCACCACATTGAATTCATTGAGGAACAAAGTTGCCAAAGGGTCTTGTTGGTGTACCGTCCTGTAAAATTCATGTGTGGCATCCGGTCCCAGCCTTTGCTCGTAGAAATTGAAGTGAAGTAGTTCATTGTTAACGTCCCAGTGAACGAATTCATCTTTGTATTTGGACATAAGACTCTGAATCCTGGAGTTTACAGCTGATTTCAGCTCAGAATCTGTAAGATTTTGAACCCAGGCCGGTATATATTTAGGGTCCTCCCAGAAAATATTGTGACCTCTAACTGTGATCTGGTTTCTCCTAACAAATTCTAGCAACTCATCTGCTAAAGTATAGTTAAGTTGTCCCTGTTTAGGCTCTGTCGTATACCATTTGATTTCGTCTTCAAAAACTGCAGCATTGAATCGCTCGAGAAACCAGTTCTGAAAAAGGAACAAACCTCACTTTCTGGAAAGAAAATAAGTGTGACTATATATGTCTCGTACGATGGACAAACCTGATAGGGGATATTGCCAATAAAGGTATACGCAATAGCAGATCCAAGGAGAAAATCTTTGGAAACTTGTTCTACCGTTAGAGATGCATTTTCAAGTCTAACTCCTTGTTTATTTGAGACGTGTATAGTAACAGCCCGCTTCCTTGCCTGAACCAAACGTGTATTCAATTTTTCAATCAAATGAAATTAGAAAGCACTACTCAACACATTTaccatattaatttttgtttgttgatTCAGCAGCCATTGCTGCTCAGTGAAAGGCTGCAATGAAGCACTAGCAATCTCAATTTCTAAGTCTTGTTCATCCGAATTCTGCAAGacgaaaaaaaaatacttgatgTGCATGTAGATACTAACACATAATGAGCAAGGCAACAAATATATACACACACCTTTAAGTATATGGAAGATATATTAAGTGACGAAGCTACAAATCCACCCTTGAGGAAAGACCAACATCCAGGCTTAGCATCTACAGTGCCTACACATAATTCATCTGAATCTTGGTCACCCACGCTTGCTGTTATGACAGCAGAATCTGCATTTTTTATCTTAATCCAAGCtgtcaaaagaattaaaaaaaaattagctttCCTCTCTGATAAACCATTTTATCATATTTGGGATTAAAATGGAGAGAAAACATGTACTCAACTGGAAAAAGAATAAATGGTGCCAGGGGTGATATCTTGTAGTTTGAAAATAGGCAAATTGACTGTTGTTATTCCATCAGCCCTCGTAAACTCCGGCAAATTATCCTTTAGAATTCCGCCAGCATATAGTGGCTTTTCTGGATATTGTTTGCACTACACAGGAAATCATACATATTAAAATGATTGTAAAACATTCTCAAATTTGTGAAAATGCATGTACACCGACTGCAATTGCTGGTCTGAGGATCCTTTAAAAATACATCTCTGTAATAGCCATCATCGTCGACATATCATCGAACTTGTGTAGTTTTCTCCTCCAGAACTAGCTAGAAGATGGAGATAGATGACTACATCAAGTCTGAAATGGAATGGAGTGTTTCTATGCCTACCAAATTGGAAAAAGATGTTAAGCATTCAATTGGTTGAATCTAATATCTTCTTTTGGCAGAGACCTAAATCTTTATCTTGACCGGCAATTTGTTCCCTTCTTGTCACAATTGAAATCGttgcttttcttttacttggTGCTAcatttttctttctgcaattcaATTTACAAACTTTTGTTTATGGGTCTCATTACGGATAATTTATACGGGTAtccattcaaattatttatttgtacttaactcatataaaaatgaataataaagttaaattcATATTACTCATTTAAAAGTGAATAATTAAGGGTCATTTGATAGAGTAtcctaacaaaaataatacttgtattaattttgtgtattagcattatatttgtttggtacTTTTTTTCATGCtcgtaaataattatttttgaacaatacattttatttttaagacaCCAAATCAAACAATGCATAAGAAAATAATCtagataaaattaatgaatacaTAACTTATACAAGCATCGATGATGCAAATATCGATAAAACATTCTATTTAGcattatttataaaacatacaCATTTATTAGGAGGACGGGATAGGAATGGATAGGATAAGAGGATGGAGCGGTGGCGGAGATGGTGGGGTGTGTGTGCGCGCAGGGGGGAGGGGGGCGCTAGTGATGGTGGGGTGATCAaagtagtaaaaataaatttaatttcttttataaaacaaatttaCTTTTTTAGGCATTGGGGTTAGAAgtgggtgggtgggggctgGAAGGGGATTTATTTTTTAGGCGTTGAGGTCAGGGCGTGGATGGGGTGGAGGGAATAGTGGTGGTGGGGTGATCACAGtagtaaacaaaaataaattcaatttttttaaaaaaataaatttaattatttgacgGTGGGGTGGAagtgggggtgggtggggggtgGCAGTAGtaaaactataataattctttaGGCATTGGAGTTCGGGGTGGGAGTGGCCAGGTTAAATTAAGAAGTTCCAAGTTGTtggtggggtggggtggagAGTAATTTTTTGCTTATAAAGCTTTTACCATATTCCCAATAATAATATAGGTAATTATGGATATCTATATTATTCCttgagtaatttatttttacttatttaaaatatgagtcgaattaaatattttatttatatttatttattttgttttcgattaatttatatttgtctGAATCGCTTATTGGCTACTCCTAGGTCTGATCACTTACAATGTTATGAAACAATAGAAGAGCCTATCGATTATGACGACAGAACTTTCAAATTCGGGGATGAATATGGACTCAACACTATTTAGCAGATTATACTCTGTAAAGACTCTTAACTATGGTTAGTATATAGTAGTTAACAAAATAGATTAGATCCATTGAATTTAAGTGCACATACGTAACACAGAACATCTCTTAACTATGGTTAGTATATAGTAGTTAATAAAATAGATCAGATGCATTGAAAATTTAAGTGGACATATGTAACAGATATAACACAGAACTAGAGGAATCGGAGAAGGTGCCCGTTGGAGCAGAGCTGTGTTTCTGTAATTTTGTAGTAGAAATTTAGGTAAACAATAAAATGATTTCACAATTTAAATCTTGACATTTTGACATATAGTATTGTCATGAATGATATTAGgaatcataatttatttctataaataggTAGCTCTTGATTTATTTGTAAAACATTTCTTACTTGTACGTCTTTTTATCTTCTAAGAcatttgattttctttcttttttatagtATTTCACTTGCATTcttttgaagtaaaataaatattgcttGGTTGTGTTCGAGGATTggacaaaagaaaatatttttttgtcgaACTTCGTAAATTTTTTGTGTTCTTTTTATTGTTGTctcatttactatttattacTCCATCTATTTTATAAGCAATGACCTAATTTGACTTGGCACGAAGTTTAAGagtataaagaagacttttgaatcttgtgttaaagttaggtcaaatgtacaaaattgttcTTTGATCTTGTGACCTTAAACATGCTAAGtggaaaactgaaattaaaatgttaccaaaaaataaaagaggttaTTTCTTTTAAACGGAGGGAATAGTGATTTTTAGATGTAATATTTGTGATTTCATCATTCTTTCTATATTTGGGTTCCACAACCACGTAATATCTCTCCGAGGAGGATTGTAAATGAGGATCTTATAATGATTTTTGTGTGATAATTTATTGAAACATGATTCGCTTTATGAGTTGAGTTATAATTCAAGTATTAGTGATCGTGA
The DNA window shown above is from Solanum lycopersicum chromosome 11, SLM_r2.1 and carries:
- the cel7 gene encoding endo-1,4-beta-D-glucanase precursor (The RefSeq protein has 1 substitution compared to this genomic sequence), which codes for MKVCVCLILFFSLGTAQFDYRDALEKSILFFEGQRSGKLPPNQRLSWRGNSGLQDGSLAKVDLSGGYYDAGDNVKFNFPMAYTTTMLSWNTLEYGKRMGAQLQHARAAIRWATDYFLKCANAAPNKLFVGVGDPNADHKCWERPEDMDTIRSVYYVSPSNPGSDVAGEMAAALAAASLVFRSVDPVYSKKLLGNAVKVFRFAVQYRGSYSDSLGSAACPFYCSYSGYKDELYWGAAWLLRATNDISYLNLINTLGANDVPDLFSWDNKYAGAHVLMSRRSVVGNDNRFDSFKQRAEDFVCKVLPNSPYTSTQYTKGGLLYKLPEENLQYVTSITSLLTTYAKYMATKKHTFNCGSLVVTEKTIRNFAKRQVDYILGNNPMKMSYMVGYGSNYPRRIHHRGSSLPSLAMHPQSFGCEAGFQPFYYTANPNPNILVGAIIGGPNQNDFFPDERTDYSHSEPATYINAAIVGPLAYFDSSKH
- the LOC101263970 gene encoding endo-1,4-beta-xylanase 5 isoform X1; amino-acid sequence: MKRMRSHAMFSLSFLYWMLSVSPYDGPLYDSSAFSECKQYPEKPLYAGGILKDNLPEFTRADGITTVNLPIFKLQDITPGTIYSFSTWIKIKNADSAVITASVGDQDSDELCVGTVDAKPGCWSFLKGGFVASSLNISSIYLKNSDEQDLEIEIASASLQPFTEQQWLLNQQTKINMARKRAVTIHVSNKQGVRLENASLTVEQVSKDFLLGSAIAYTFIGNIPYQNWFLERFNAAVFEDEIKWYTTEPKQGQLNYTLADELLEFVRRNQITVRGHNIFWEDPKYIPAWVQNLTDSELKSAVNSRIQSLMSKYKDEFVHWDVNNELLHFNFYEQRLGPDATHEFYRTVHQQDPLATLFLNEFNVVETCDSSSTVDKYIAKIRELKEDRMSMNGIGLEGHFGAPNPPRIRATLDKLATLGLPIWLTEVDISDTFSKETQAIYLEQVLREGFSHPAVDGIMLWSAIRRNKCYRMCLTDPDLNNLPTGNVVDKLLKEWDTGVLKGQTDEHGSYSFYGFLGEYKLTASYDGKVVDAAFSLSPSHETKHFSVQL
- the LOC101263970 gene encoding endo-1,4-beta-xylanase 1 isoform X2 codes for the protein MARKRAVTIHVSNKQGVRLENASLTVEQVSKDFLLGSAIAYTFIGNIPYQNWFLERFNAAVFEDEIKWYTTEPKQGQLNYTLADELLEFVRRNQITVRGHNIFWEDPKYIPAWVQNLTDSELKSAVNSRIQSLMSKYKDEFVHWDVNNELLHFNFYEQRLGPDATHEFYRTVHQQDPLATLFLNEFNVVETCDSSSTVDKYIAKIRELKEDRMSMNGIGLEGHFGAPNPPRIRATLDKLATLGLPIWLTEVDISDTFSKETQAIYLEQVLREGFSHPAVDGIMLWSAIRRNKCYRMCLTDPDLNNLPTGNVVDKLLKEWDTGVLKGQTDEHGSYSFYGFLGEYKLTASYDGKVVDAAFSLSPSHETKHFSVQL